In the genome of Colletotrichum lupini chromosome 8, complete sequence, one region contains:
- a CDS encoding WD repeat domain-containing protein produces the protein MDVKCKGEFASCIQATPDLLTEFQEDAWLDPKKQLCYLISAVCLRTHHDPPSHVGRLKSELRCITKHQSELPCEPKAKMEDSGDSIRSPSASMNLIEEDDEPAWTYTYDPEDAEGMDDDDEYDPDFQDEPEEEDGDDDDEYHDAEDGEDSNVEVEVFMGAGDEDDDDAEEDGMAAMPISRLMTLITGAAGNGTGFLTRAQLLGLIQSGEVTLRTTHDEEDDDEDIGWGRRRRRPRAREPNRFPKVPSEEGTKLMHSGVFGANDYRVTKKKQLARRILDRELGLGDRRDRKQNQDLMAQGMIPSTNPEMIVHYDDPVYSGQFSDDGNFFYACGHDFKVRMYDTSNPYNWKYYKTVNYPWGQWTLTDASLSPDNRWLAYTSIQSNVCLAPTDPNDTGDPYTLDLAERSAGTRHAGWRSRHSFGIWSVRFSGDGRELVAGTNMQSIVVYDIESRTVLHNVVGHEDDVNAVCFADKSSPHILYSGSDDATIKVWDRRSMGDGRPAGAFVGHVEGLTYIDSKGDGRYILSNGKDQTMKLWDLRMVMSTAKYDEVNPTRLTSNSDFDYRWGTYRDEDWFPHPNDNSLVTFRGHRVMRTLIRCHFSPPSSTNSRYVYSGSQDGKVYIWNMDATLAGTIDVRKATKNSRPLERRYRIYHGDDFPGWNTCVRDVSWHPNAPVLAASAWNGFNMAHGTCTLHSYNEAEDDEAEPPMGRNVDEKLRPNLFQVLLRRFCNLPVQCF, from the exons ATGGATGTGAAATGTAAAGGAGAGTTTGCAA GTTGCATCCAGGCGACCCCAGATTTGCTGACAGAATTCCAAGAAGATGCTTGGCTCGACCCGAAAAAG CAGCTGTGCTATCTTATCTCCGCCGTTTG CCTTAGAACGCACCAC GACCCTCCATCACACGTCGGCCGTCTCAAATCCGAGCTCCGTTGTATCACTAAGCATCAATCCGAACTTCCGTGTGAACCCAAAGCCAAAATGGAAGACTCTGGAGACAGCATTCGATCGCCATCAGCAAGCATGAATTTGATTGAAGAGGATGATGAGCCTGCCTGGACTTATACCTATGATCCGGAAGATGCCGAAGGAatggacgacgacgatgagtACGACCCCGACTTTCAAGACGAGccagaggaagaagacggagacgatgatgatgagtATCACG ATGCTGAGGACGGCGAGGACAGCAACGTAGAGGTGGAAGTGTTCATGGGTGCTggcgacgaggacgacgatgatgCTGAGGAAGACGGCATGGCCGCTATGCCAATATCGAGACTCATGACTCTCATCA CCGGTGCTGCGGGCAACGGAACAGGGTTTCTTACACGAGCACAGCTGCTAGGCCTCATTCAAAGTGGCGAAGTGACATTACGCACCACTCacgacgaagaagacgatGACGAAGATATTGGATGGGGAAGAAGACGCAGACGGCCTCGCGCACGGGAGCCGAATCGGTTCCCTAAAGTACCGAGCGAAGAGGGCACGAAGTTGATGCACTCTGGCGTTTTCGGCGCAAACGATTACCGAGTCACGAAGAAGAAGCAACTGGCACGCAGGATATTAGACCGTGAGCTTGGTCTGGGGGATAGGCGCGACCGGAAGCAGAACCAAGATCTCATGGCCCAGGGCATGATACCCTCGACGAACCCCGAAATGATTGTGCACTACGACGACCCAGTGTATTCCGGCCAGTTCTCCGACGACGGTAATTTCTTTTACGCCTGCGGTCACGACTTCAAGGTCCGCATGTACGACACCTCGAATCCGTACAATTGGAAATATTACAAGACGGTCAATTACCCCTGGGGACAGTGGACATTGACCGACGCATCCTTAAGTCCTGACAACCGCTGGCTCGCTTATACATCAATCCAAAGCAACGTTTGTCTGGCACCTACGGATCCCAACGACACGGGAGATCCATACACATTGGATCTGGCAGAGAGGAGTGCGGGAACTCGACACGCAGGATGGCGATCGAGACATTCCTTTGGTATTTGGTCTGTTAGATTTTCGGGAGATGGTCGTGAGCTCGTGGCCGGCACCAACATGCAGTCGATCGTCGTCTATGATATTGAATCGCGCACTGTGTTACACAATGTCGTCGGCCACGAAGACGACGTGAACGCTGTGTGCTTTGCAGACAAGTCTTCTCCGCACATTCTCTACTCTGGATCAGACGATGCCACCATCAAAGTCTGGGATCGACGTAGCATGGGAGACGGCCGGCCAGCTGGCGCTTTCGTGGGCCACGTCGAAGGTCTCACGTACATTGACAGTAAAGGCGACGGTCGATACATTCTAAGTAACGGCAAGGACCAGACGATGAAACTTTGGGACTTGAGAATGGTCATGTCCACGGCCAAGTACGACGAGGTCAACCCCACTAGGTTAACCAGCAACAGCGACTTCGATTACCGGTGGGGAACATATAGGGACGAAGACTGGTTCCCGCACCCCAACGATAACTCATTGGTGACGTTCAGAGGACATCGTGTAATGCGCACGCTGATTCGATGCCACTTTTCACCGCCATCAAGTACCAATTCGCGGTACGTCTACTCTGGTAGTCAGGATGGCAAGGTTTACATTTGGAACATGGACGCCACGCTCGCTGGTACCATCGACGTGAGGAAGGCCACCAAGAACTCGCGGCCACTGGAGCGCAGATACCGTATATATCACGGCGACGACTTCCCCGGTTGGAACACGTGTGTGCGTGACGTGAGCTGGCATCCCAATGCGCCAGTCCTCGCTG CGTCTGCATGGAACGGATTCAACATGGCTCATGGGACCTGCACGCTGCATTCGTACAACGAAGCCGAAGATGACGAGGCAGAGCCGCCAATGGGTCGCAATGTCGACGAGAAGCTGCGCCCC AACCTCTTCCAAGTGTTGCTGCGCCGCTTCTGCAATCTGCCCGTGCAATGCTTTTGA